In the genome of Dermacentor andersoni chromosome 3, qqDerAnde1_hic_scaffold, whole genome shotgun sequence, one region contains:
- the LOC126543417 gene encoding uncharacterized protein isoform X1 encodes MLFTQHLFIAIIVGFALFTCQPSAAETEESLRKTKESESRPATRVERSAVLCSDDDPPPATTEPRKNSESKSRVKRTRRLPYRWARQAPPAVGVGWTQYQGQTDTIQQSWYTDSSGRVITSGQTVNGHLPPSAPAIAWVNGPSGPLPPGSVVPPGLQDALTKLIVGAVQPVNPAGPGPQVIPASPVGGGGPAGQPAAPAQQPYGVGSGAQPVPGVVGIPDTAATLQDEAEQDIYRPEKSQNPRQDMQNGRAGVQPKLVLSFKKAVPPKEEEDEEDEKEERLPRMPPWQGGGFVPPGHAKRGGGKGRKGGGRGGGRGRGPGGRGPPGQRDYDYYDTQEGRGGRGPPRGEDYPNGPYPGHGGHGHPPPHGGYPEEPHREPRPPPHQPQHRPPSEEGPRQQHPPPTQDQYQPPPPRERPPAPRPTPPLPYDPNEPEEQPEDGPAAGQPSQSPNLRDLQPLCGVRSLAFAEDKSSDYQTVPFIVGGNVTSHRSWPWMAKLEVLNPDEITYKFLCGGSLISARYMITAAHCFSPIPERAQNYRVVFFSPRPGFTLERIVEKIIIHDKYNSYSHYYDIAAVRFNRDLLRPFMPICLPTPTFTGRALTDQEAYVIGWGSTKFGGPSSKELREVSLPIWSNSECKKVYDPLNSQHIDRGITKEQLCAGRKEGGVDACQGDSGGPLMVLDSNKRWTLVGIVSFGHSCASPNFPGVYTRTDSYLDWIRQNVNFTA; translated from the exons ATGTTGTTCACCCAACACCTATTTATTGCCATTATCGTGGGCTTTGCCCTCTTCACCTGCCAACCGTCTGCTGCTGAAACAGAGGAGA GCTTACGGAAAACGAAGGAAAGCGAAAGCCGACCAGCTACGAGAGTAGAGCGCTCAGCAGTGCTCTGCAGCGACGACGACCCTCCGCCGGCCACTACTGAGCCGAGGAAGAACAGTGAGTCAAAGTCACGGGTCAAGCGCACGCGCAGATTACCATATAGGTGGGCGCGACAAGCGCCGCCAGCCGTCGGGGTCGGATGGACACAGTACCAGGGTCAAACGGACACCATCCAACAGTCCTGGTACACGGACTCATCGGGCCGGGTCATTACTAGCGGTCAGACTGTAAATGGTCATCTCCCGCCGTCGGCCCCGGCGATCGCATGGGTCAACGGACCGAGTGGTCCCTTGCCTCCGGGTTCGGTGGTTCCCCCAGGTTTGCAGGACGCGTTAACGAAGCTAATAGTTGGCGCCGTGCAGCCGGTGAACCCGGCTGGACCTGGACCCCAAGTAATTCCGGCGTCACCGGTCGGAGGGGGAGGACCAGCGGGCCAACCAGCAGCACCCGCACAGCAGCCGTACGGAGTGGGTAGCGGTGCTCAGCCCGTTCCGGGAGTCGTTGGAATCCCAGACACTGCGGCTACCTTACAGGACGAAGCCGAGCAGGATATTTATAGGCCCGAGAAATCACAGAATCCGAGGCAAGACATGCAGAACGGCAGGGCTGGCGTACAGCCGAAGCTGGTGCTCTCTTTCAAGAAGGCAGTGCCCCCGAAGGAGGAGGAAGATGAGGAAGATGAGAAAGAGGAAA ggttacccCGCATGCCCCCTTGGCAAGGCGGAGGCTTCGTTCCGCCTGGCCATGCCAAGAGAGGTGGTGGCAAAGGGAGGAAAGGCGGTGGCCGCGGTGGTGGCCGTGGTCGTGGACCTGGTGGACGCGGTCCTCCCGGCCAACGTGATTATGACTACTACGACACCCAAGAAGGCCGCGGAGGTCGCGGTCCTCCCCGTGGTGAAGACTATCCCAATGGTCCGTACCCGGGACATGGAGGCCACGGTCATCCTCCGCCGCATGGAGGCTACCCAGAAGAACCGCACCGTGAGCCGCGGCCACCACCACATCAACCACAACATAGGCCACCTTCCGAAGAAGGACCGCGACAACAGCACCCTCCGCCGACGCAGGACCAGTACCAGCctccgccaccacgggagaggccGCCGGCACCTAGACCCACGCCGCCTCTTCCGTACGACCCCAACGAACCTGAAGAACAGCCTGAGGACGGCCCCGCAGCCGGGCAGCCGTCGCAGAGTCCAAACCTGCGAGACTTGCAGCCAC TGTGCGGAGTTCGGAGTCTTGCGTTTGCCGAAGACAAGTCGAGCGACTACCAGACTGTGCCCTTCATCGTGGGCGGCAACGTGACCTCCCACCGGAGCTGGCCATGGATG GCAAAACTTGAAGTGCTCAATCCCGATGAGATAACATACAAATTCTTATGTGGGGGCAGCCTCATCAGTGCCCGCTACATGATCACTGCTGCACATTGCTTCAGCCCCATACCAGA GCGAGCACAGAACTACCGCGTGGTATTCTTCTCGCCCCGGCCGGGCTTCACGCTGGAGCGTATCGTGGAGAAGATCATCATCCACGACAAGTACAACAGCTACTCGCACTACTATGACATCGCGGCGGTACGTTTCAACCGTGACCTGCTGCGACCTTTCATGCCGATCTGCCTGCCCACGCCGACTTTCACTGGCCGAGCCCTCACAGATCAGGAGGCGTACGTCATCGGATGGGGGTCCACAAAATTCG GTGGGCCCAGCAGCAAGGAGCTTCGCGAAGTTTCGCTGCCCATCTGGTCGAACTCGGAGTGCAAGAAGGTCTACGACCCGCTCAACTCACAGCACATCGACCGGGGCATCACGAAAGAACAGCTCTGCGCGGGTCGCAAGGAGGGCGGCGTCGACGCGTGCCAG